From Candoia aspera isolate rCanAsp1 chromosome 8, rCanAsp1.hap2, whole genome shotgun sequence, a single genomic window includes:
- the ANAPC10 gene encoding anaphase-promoting complex subunit 10 encodes MTTANKTPPGADPKQLERTGTVREIGSQAVWSLSSCKPGFGVDQLRDDNLETYWQSDGSQPHLVNIQFRRKTTVKTLCIYADYKSDESYTPSKISVRVGNNFHNLQEIRQLELVEPSGWIHVPLTDTHKKPIRTFMIQIAVLANHQNGRDTHMRQIKVYTPVEESSIGKFPRCTTIDFMMYRSVR; translated from the exons ATGACCACTGCCAACAAGACTCCCCCTGGTGCAGATCCGAAACAGCTGGAAAGGACAGGAACCGTTCGAGAAATAGGTTCACAAGCTGTTTGGTCTCTTTCATCTTGTAAACCGG GATTTGGGGTGGACCAATTACGAGATGATAATCTAGAAACATACTGGCAGTCTGATGGATCACAGCCTCATTTGGTCAACATCCAATTCAG AAGAAAAACTACCGTGAAAACATTATGCATTTATGCAGATTATAAATCTGATGAAAGTTACACTCCAAGCAAAATCTCTGTGAGAGTAGGAAACAACTTTCACAATCTTCAGGAAATTCGG CAACTTGAATTAGTGGAGCCAAGTGGTTGGATTCATGTTCCCTTAACTGACACTCATAAGAAACCTATTCGCACATTTATGATTCAGATTGCAGTTTTAGCCAATCATCAGAATGGAAGAGATACACATATGCGACAAATTAAGGTTTACACACCAGTTGAAGAAAGTTCTATTGGTAAATTTCCTAGATGTACAACAATTGATTTCATGATGTATCGCTCAGTCAGGTAA